Proteins encoded within one genomic window of Fragaria vesca subsp. vesca linkage group LG1, FraVesHawaii_1.0, whole genome shotgun sequence:
- the LOC101312866 gene encoding magnesium transporter NIPA2-like: MSSSNLKGFILAVVSSAFIGSSFIIKKKGLRRAGNNGTRASSGGYGYLLEPLWWIGMVTMVVGEISNFVAYIYAPAGLVTPLGALSIIVSAVLAHFILKEKLQKMGMLGCLLCIVGSVVIVLHAPEEQTITSVQEIWDLAIQPAFLLYTASVIAVTLVLILYCSPRYGQTNILIYIGICSIIGSLTVMSIKAIGIAIKLTIEGTNQAIYFQTWIFAMVAVTCIITQLNYLNMALDTFNTAIVSPIYYAMFTSFTILASGIMFKDYSGQSASSIASELCGFITVLSGTAILHSTREPDPPLITDLYTPLSPKVSWYIQSNGEWKQKDEEGSNPNFITVLRQDYFK, from the exons ATGTCCTCGAGCAATTTGAAAGGGTTCATATTGGCCGTGGTCTCTAGCGCCTTCATTGGCTCCAGCTTCATCATCAAGAAGAAGGGCCTCCGCCGCGCCGGCAACAACGGAACCCGTGCCA GTTCTGGAGGATATGGGTACCTGCTGGAGCCTCTATGGTGGATAGGAATGGTCACAA TGGTTGTTGGAGAGATATCAAATTTTGTAGCATACATTTACGCACCCGCCGGGCTTGTGACGCCGCTCGGTGCATTGAGTATCATTGTTAG TGCCGTGTTAGCGCATTTTATTTTAAAGGAGAAACTCCAGAAAATGGGAATGTTGGGCTGCCTTTTATGCATAGTGGGTTCGGTTGTGATTGTACTCCATGCACCCGAAGAGCAGACTATCACTTCCGTACAAGAAATCTGGGATTTAGCTATACAACCAG CTTTCCTTTTGTATACAGCCTCAGTGATAGCTGTAACGCTAGTCCTCATCTTGTATTGTTCTCCCCGTTATGGTCAAACCAATATACTGATTTATATAGGCATATGCTCAATTATTGGATCATTAACT GTCATGAGCATAAAAGCAATTGGTATTGCAATAAAACTCACAATAGAGGGCACAAACCAGGCAATATACTTCCAAACATGGATTTTTGCAATGGTTGCAGTTACATGTATCATCACTCAATTAAATTATCTAAACATG GCATTGGACACTTTCAACACAGCAATTGTTTCTCCCATCTATTATGCTATGTTCACATCTTTCACAATACTTGCAAGCGGAATAATGTTTAAG GATTATTCTGGTCAAAGCGCAAGCAGCATAGCATCAGAACTTTGTGGATTCATCACTGTGTTATCTGGTACTGCTATATTGCACAGTACAAGAGAACCAGATCCACCTTTAATTACAG ATTTGTATACACCATTATCTCCTAAAGTATCGTGGTACATCCAAAGCAACGGAGAATGGAAGCAGAAGGATGAAGAGGGTTCAAACCCTAATTTCATCACAGTACTTCGGCAAGACTATTTCAAGTAG
- the LOC101311919 gene encoding carbamoyl-phosphate synthase large chain-like, protein MGHCMNEILALKQPPILAQAKPAYPSKPNHLRFFLYSKKLGASPSLSLRSWPATAKARPSFLANSVRSESLSNGAAAKKEEAAAAEKKVGKRTDLKKIMILGAGPIVIGQACEFDYSGTQACKALKDDGYEVVLINSNPATIMTDPDFADRTYITPMTPELVEQVLEKERPDALLPTMGGQTALNLAVALAESGALEKYGVELIGAKLEAIKKAEDRELFKEAMKNIGIKTPPSGVANTLEECIEIAKEIGEFPLIIRPAFTLGGTGGGIAYNKEEFETICKAGLAASTNSQVLVEKSLLGWKEYELEVMRDLADNVVIICSIENIDPMGVHTGDSITVAPAQTLTDKEYQRLRDYSIAIIREIGVECGGSNVQFAVNPQDGEVMVIEMNPRVSRSSALASKATGFPIAKMAAKLSVGYSLDQIPNDITKKTPASFEPSIDYVVTKIPRFAFEKFPGSEPILTTQMKSVGESMALGRTFQESFQKAVRSLECGFSGWGCGKIKELDWDWDQLKYSLRVPNPERIHAVYAAMKKGMKVDEIHELSFIDKWFLTQLKELVDVEQFLLARTISDLTKDDFYEVKRRGFSDKQIAFAIKSSENEVRLKRLSLGVTPAYKRVDTCAAEFEANTPYMYSSYDFECESAPTQEKKVLILGGGPNRIGQGIEFDYCCCHTSFALRKAGYETIMMNSNPETVSTDYDTSDRLYFEPLTVEDVLNIIDLERPDGIIVQFGGQTPLKLALPIQRYLDENKPRCASGTGHVCIWGTTPDSIDAAEDREKFNAILNELKIEQPEGGIAKSEADALAIAKNIGYPVVVRPSYVLGGRAMEIVYSDEKLVTYLETAVEVDPERPVLIDRYLSDAIEIDVDALADSHGNVVIGGIMEHIEQAGVHSGDSACSLPTKTIPESCLNTIRSWTIKLAKRLNVCGLMNCQYAITMSGDVYLLEANPRASRTIPFVSKAIGHPLAKYASLVMSGKSLHDLGFTKEVIPAHMSVKEAVLPFEKFQGCDVLLGPEMRSTGEVMGIDYEFPIAFAKAQIAAGQAPPLSGTVFLSLNDLTKSHLERIAKAFLGLGFKIVSTSGTARVLELAKIPVERVLKLHEGRPNAGDMVANGQIQLMVITSSGDALDQIDGRQLRRTALAYKIPVITTVAGALATAEAIKSLKSSSIKMIALQDFFDDENKAASDKKLQPSSTSL, encoded by the exons ATGGGCCATTGCATGAATGAGATTCTGGCTTTGAAGCAGCCGCCGATTTTGGCTCAGGCGAAACCCGCCTATCCGTCGAAGCCGAACCATCTCCGCTTCTTCCTCTACTCGAAGAAGCTCGGCGCGTCACCGTCGCTCAGCCTCCGGTCATGGCCGGCGACGGCGAAGGCTCGTCCGAGTTTCCTAGCCAACTCGGTTCGGAGCGAGTCTCTGTCCAACGGCGCGGCGGCGAAGAAAGAAGAGGCGGCGGCGGCGGAGAAGAAGGTGGGGAAGAGGACGGACTTGAAGAAGATTATGATACTGGGCGCCGGGCCGATTGTGATCGGGCAAGCTTGCGAGTTCGATTACTCGGGGACTCAGGCGTGTAAGGCGTTGAAGGATGATGGATACGAGGTCGTTTTGATCAATTCCAACCCGGCTACCATCATGACCGACCCGGATTTTGCTGATAGGACCTACATTACGCCGATGACGCCGGAATTGGTGGAGCAGGTGCTGGAGAAGGAGCGGCCCGACGCGCTTTTGCCGACGATGGGAGGCCAGACGGCATTGAATTTGGCGGTGGCGCTGGCCGAGAGCGGTGCGCTGGAGAAGTATGGTGTGGAGTTGATTGGAGCTAAGCTGGAGGCGATTAAGAAAGCAGAGGATAGAGAGCTGTTCAAGGAGGCCATGAAGAACATTGGGATTAAAACGCCGCCGTCTGGAGTTGCCAACACCTTGGAGGAATGCATCGAAATTGCGAAAGAGATTGGTGAGTTTCCCTTGATTATTCGGCCGGCTTTTACTTTAGGAGGGACAGGAGGTGGAATTGCATATAATAAGGAGGAGTTCGAGACAATATGTAAGGCGGGGCTGGCGGCGAGTACAAACTCTCAGGTTTTGGTGGAGAAGTCATTATTGGGGTGGAAGGAGTATGAGCTTGAGGTGATGAGAGACTTGGCAGACAATGTGGTTATTATTTGTTCAATTGAGAATATCGACCCGATGGGAGTTCATACCGGGGACTCTATCACTGTGGCGCCTGCTCAAACTTTGACTGATAAGGAGTATCAGCGGCTTAGGGACTATTCGATAGCTATAATAAGGGAGATTGGAGTGGAATGCGGTGGTTCTAATGTGCAGTTTGCAGTGAATCCTCAAGACGGGGAAGTTATGGTGATTGAGATGAATCCGAGGGTGTCAAGGTCCTCAGCTCTGGCGTCAAAAGCTACTGGTTTTCCGATAGCAAAAATGGCTGCCAAGTTGTCAGTTGGGTATTCATTGGATCAAATTCCCAATGACATTACCAAGAAGACACCGGCTAGTTTTGAACCATCCATAGACTATGTGGTAACAAAG ATCCCCCGGTTTGCTTTTGAAAAGTTTCCTGGTTCAGAGCCAATACTGACAACGCAGATGAAATCTGTCGGCGAGTCAATGGCATTGGGGCGTACATTTCAAGAATCCTTTCAGAAAGCAGTTAGGTCTTTGGAATGCGGTTTCTCTGGGTGGGGTTGTGGGAAAATTAAGGAACTAGACTGGGATTGGGACCAGTTGAAATATAGCCTCCGAGTTCCTAACCCAGAGCGTATCCATGCAGTGTATGCTGCAATGAAGAAGGGAATGAAGGTAGATGAGATTCATGAGCTGAGTTTCATTGACAAATGGTTCCTCACTCAGCTTAAGGAATTGGTGGATGTAGAGCAATTTCTCCTGGCCAGAACTATATCTGATTTAACAAAGGATGATTTTTATGAAGTGAAGAGAAGAGGCTTCAGTGACAAACAAATAGCTTTTGCCATCAAATCCTCTGAAAATGAAGTGCGGTTGAAGAGATTATCATTGGGTGTCACTCCAGCATATAAGCGGGTAGATACATGTGCCGCAGAGTTTGAGGCCAATACTCCTTATATGTACTCGTCTTATGACTTTGAGTGTGAATCAGCTCCCACCCAAGAAAAGAAGGTTTTAATTTTAGGTGGAGGACCAAATCGAATCGGTCAGGGTATTGAGTTTGACTACTGCTGTTGCCATACATCCTTTGCCCTTCGG AAAGCAGGATATGAGACAATTATGATGAACTCAAATCCTGAAACAGTATCCACTGATTATGACACGAGTGACCGTTTATATTTTGAACCCCTGACTGTTGAAGATGTGCTGAACATAATTGATTTGGAAAGACCTGATGGCATCATTGTTCAGTTTGGAGGTCAAACACCACTGAAGCTAGCACTTCCCATCCAGCGGTATTTGGATGAAAACAAGCCTAGATGTGCAAGTGGGACTGGACATGTTTGCATTTGGGGTACAACACCTGACTCCATAGATGCTGCCGAGGACAGGGAGAAGTTCAATGCTATTCTGAATGAGTTGAAGATTGAACAGCCAGAAGGAGGAATTGCCAAGAGTGAAGCAGATGCTCTTGCCATTGCCAAAAATATCGGCTACCCTGTGGTTGTCCGGCCCTCCTATGTGTTGGGCGGCCGTGCCATGGAGATAGTATATAGTGATGAAAAACTTGTGACCTACCTTGAAACTGCTGTTGAGGTGGACCCGGAACGCCCAGTATTGATTGACAGGTATTTGTCAGATGCCATTGAAATTGATGTTGATGCACTTGCTGACTCTCATGGGAATGTTGTCATTGGTGGGATAATGGAGCACATCGAGCAGGCTGGTGTCCATTCTGGTGATTCTGCTTGCTCACTTCCAACAAAAACCATCCCAGAATCTTGCTTGAATACAATCAGGTCATGGACTATAAAATTGGCCAAGAGGTTGAATGTATGTGGGCTGATGAACTGTCAGTATGCAATTACTATGTCAGGAGATGTTTATTTACTCGAGGCAAATCCTCGTGCTTCCCGTACGATCCCTTTTGTGTCTAAGGCAATTGGACATCCATTGGCTAAATATGCTTCGCTGGTAATGTCCGGAAAGTCTCTTCATGACCTTGGTTTCACAAAAGAAGTCATTCCCGCACATATGTCAGTGAAAGAAGCTGTTCTTCCATTTGAGAAGTTCCAAGGTTGTGATGTATTGCTTGGGCCTGAGATGCGTAGCACTGGTGAGGTGATGGGTATTGATTATGAGTTCCCCATTGCATTTGCAAAGGCTCAGATTGCTGCTGGCCAGGCACCACCACTTTCAGGCACTGTGTTTTTGAGCTTAAATGACTTGACCAAATCCCATCTTGAGAGGATTGCAAAGGCATTTTTGGGCCTTGGATTCAAGATTGTTTCAACTTCAGGAACAGCTCGTGTTCTTGAATTAGCGAAAATTCCGGTGGAACGAGTGCTGAAGCTACATGAGGGGCGGCCTAACGCTGGTGACATGGTTGCTAATGGGCAAATCCAGTTGATGGTGATTACTAGTTCTGGTGATGCACTCGATCAGATTGATGGGCGACAGCTAAGGAGGACGGCCCTTGCTTACAAGATTCCAGTAATAACAACAGTTGCCGGAGCTTTGGCAACCGCAGAAGCAATAAAGAGCTTAAAGTCCAGCTCCATTAAGATGATTGCACTTCAGGACTTCTTTGATGACGAAAATAAAGCTGCAAGTGACAAAAAGTTGCAGCCTTCCTCTACCTCTCTGTAA
- the LOC101313156 gene encoding uncharacterized protein LOC101313156, whose amino-acid sequence MAREGAKRTVQKVAEEMETQNERLEDQFSDPDVERRISAIKAVRDVEIEHVLTKLHLLRSYCTKEQRETPVLQFFKENFPNLSFVKTEENGHLRLQWIGEDGNVSMNDGPNLHFSLLNQFSVAHSGCQTLGGFEFSIKAERSRFLGADNLQIRDFVLEEPFDTQMPGQNDSLQTPGVCSQRLSIGITPKTVRLPKPGETLLSVHGSPLGVYKEENMEAIHESGEG is encoded by the exons ATGGCAAGAGAAGGAGCCAAAAGAACTGTACAGAAAGTTGCTGAGGAAATGGAGACCCAGAATGAGAGGCTGGAAGATCAGTTCTCGGACCCGGATG TTGAACGACGAATTTCTGCCATTAAGGCTGTTCGTGATGTGGAGATTGAACATGTGCTGACCAAATTGCATTTGCTTCGCTCATATTGCACCAAGGAGCAGCGGGAAACACCGGTTTTGCAATTTTTCAAAGAAAACTTTCCAAACCTGTCCTTTGTAAAAACTGAAGAAAATGGACATCTACGACTTCAGTGGATTGGTGAGGATGGCAATGTATCCATGAATGATGGACCCAATTTACATTTTTCTCTTCTTAACCAGTTCTCAGTGGCTCACTCTGGTTGCCAAACTTTGGGTGGCTTTGAGTTTTCTATTAAAGCAG AGAGATCAAGGTTTTTGGGTGCTGATAATCTGCAGATAAGAGATTTT GTTTTAGAGGAGCCATTTGATACACAGATGCCAGGGCAGAATGATTCCCTCCAAACTCCCGGG GTCTGTAGCCAGAGGCTATCTATTGGGATCACACCTAAAACGGTAAGGCTTCCAAAGCCTGGGGAGACCCTTTTATCTGTCCATGGATCTCCCCTTGGTGTCTACAAGGAAGAGAATATGGAAGCCATACATG AGTCAGGAGAGGGATGA
- the LOC101313452 gene encoding uncharacterized protein LOC101313452: MALSRTEMFNEAKKLELQGLEKYMISSACMPKLDELLHDVYAAHRPKPIDYHNRRDLIRIFNDISKELYGKSGNIPVVEVYGSFVMDLFSVESDLDLSVSFCNSFGSLPRDMKIKTLRKFAKKFFALQRAGHVDGVQTIMSARVPIIKLVDCGTGIECDLSVENTDGIVKSQIVYLISRIDRRFQKLSFLMKAWAKAHNINSPKDRTLSSFGIISLVAFHLQTRDPPILPPLSTLFEDGTDPASVMKRIETYLEFGKRNKESVADLLFSLLVKVASAENLWQKGLCASLYEGSWTSKLWDPYYNSINVEDFTDLSQNVARAVGTEEFQEIYRCIHSSLSNLLAFSDNQMEGNKLVDLLFGTKSACIPRQLSTKNVDESKDQSPPELKGHQTKRVRVEVKAGIGWEENQLEKGLNRKQPTQSSGTANQVEFRGGRQQADGPVGNTQVDGLGGDQQYHGEATSNLNAKDETPLVTTRTPLVGTLCNSISQQTPLVS, translated from the exons ATGGCCTTGAGCCGCACCG AGATGTTCAATGAAGCTAAGAAGCTCGAGTTGCAAGGATTAGAGAAATACATGATCTCTTCTGCATGTATGCCTAAACTTGATGAGCTACTTCATGATGTTTACGCCGCTCACCGTCCAAAGCCGATTGATTATCACAATCGGAGAGATTTGATTCGGATATTCAATGACATCTCCAAGGAATTATATG GCAAATCTGGCAATATCCCGGTTGTTGAGGTCTATGGTTCGTTCGTGATGGATTTGTTCAGTGTTGAAAGTGATCTTGATCTTTCTGTTAGTTTCTGCAACAGTTTCGGCAGTCTTCCTCGAGATATGAAGATCAAAACCCTTCGGAAGTTTGCTAAAAAGTTTTTTGCTCTTCAAA GGGCAGGGCATGTTGATGGTGTACAGACAATTATGAGTGCTAGGGTTCCTATAATCAAGCTTGTAGACTGTGGAACCGGAATTGAATGTGATTTATCAGTTGAGAACACGGATGGCATTGTAAAATCCCAGATTGTCTACCTAATATCTAGAATTGACCGAAGGTTTCAGAAACTGAGTTTTCTG ATGAAAGCCTGGGCAAAAGCACATAATATCAACTCTCCCAAAGATCGAACTCTGAGCTCTTTTGGCATAATATCATTGGTTGCTTTCCATCTGCAG ACTCGAGATCCGCCAATATTACCTCCGTTATCTACTTTGTTTGAAG ATGGAACTGATCCTGCCTCTGTAATGAAGAGAATAGAAACTTATTTGGAGTTTGGAAAGAGAAACAAAGAATCCGTGGCCGATCTTTTATTTTCTCTGTTAGTCAAG GTAGCATCAGCTGAAAATCTCTGGCAGAAAGGTCTATGTGCGAGTCTGTACGAAGGATCGTGGACATCAAAATTATGGGATCCTTACTATAATTCTATTAAT GTTGAGGATTTCACAGATCTATCTCAAAATGTTGCAAGGGCGGTAGGAACAGAAGAATTCCAAGAGATCTATAGGTGTATTCATTCTTCTCTCAGTAACCTCTTAGCATTTTCAGATAACCAGATGGAGGGAAACAAGTTGGTGGATCTTTTGTTTGGAACGAAGTCGGCATGCATTCCTAGGCAATTGAGTACTAAAAATGTTGATGAAAGCAAAGATCAAAGTCCTCCAGAGCTTAAAGGTCACCAGACAAAGCGGGTGCGAGTGGAAGTTAAGGCTGGGATAGGCTGGGAAGAAAACCAGCTAGAGAAAGGTTTGAACAGAAAACAGCCAACTCAAAGTTCAGGAACAGCAAATCAAGTGGAATTTAGGGGAGGAAGACAACAAGCTGATGGCCCAGTAGGAAACACGCAAGTGGATGGTTTGGGAGGAGACCAGCAATATCATGGTGAAGCAACATCAAACTTAAATGCTAAAGACGAAACTCCACTAGTTACTACTCGAACTCCACTTGTTGGCACATTGTGCAATTCAATTTCTCAGCAGACTCCACTAGTTTCTTAA